In the genome of Kosmotoga arenicorallina S304, the window CGGGATACAATTTGCTAGTTCCAGTACTGATTGGAAATGGCGCAGCAATAATTGGCAGTATAATTTCTGTAAGAATAATGGGCCATTTTACACGAAAGGCATTTAGAAACACGGCAGCCTTTGGCGAGATTTCCATACCTTCCAGTACAGAGGCGCATACTGAGAAAAGTTACTTTGAAAGATTTATGGATGCGGTTCTCGAAGGTGGAAAGAGCGGTGTAGATTTGGGTCTTTCCATTATTCCTGGCGTTTTGATTATTTCCACCTTTATCATGATGCTCACTTATGGCCCTGCGTCACCTTCTGGATACTCAGGTGCCCCATACGAAGGTATAGCTGTATTACCATGGCTGGGTGAAAAGCTCTTCTGGATATTGAAATTACTCTTTGGATTTAATTCACCAGAGCTTATTGCTTTCCCATTGACTTCTCTGGGATCCACTGGAGCAGCCCTCGCCCTTGTGCCAAAGTTCATTGCCGATGGCATACTCATGCCAAATGATGTTGCTGTACTTACCGCTATTGGTATGTGCTGGAGTGGTTACCTCTCAACCCATGTAGCCATGATGGACTCTCTGGGATCTCGAAATCTTGTTGGGAAAGCCATATTCAGCCACACAATTGGTGGAATAGGAGCCGGGATAATTGCCCATTTGTTATATACTTTGGTATCATTGGGGTGATTATGGAAACTAGAAAATCGTTGTACGTTGTGCGTGGCTTGAAAAGCCGAGAACCGAGAATCCGAGAGCCGAGAGGGCGAGACCCAAGAGAACTTCTAAACACCAGCAGAGCTGGTCGTGGCAACTCCGAAGGAGTTCATAACACTGGCGTAGCCAGTCATACCCACGCGCAGCGTGCTTAGCCGATGAAAA includes:
- a CDS encoding CD0519/CD1768 family membrane protein: MKSTQRKALEPIFLLISFAFFLWLFGSRMGLGNMFKTIMYTAHDLLLNTVFFIMAVAVLTGALGGLLSEFGVVRLLNKLLSPLMKPLYDLPGAAAIGIITTYLSDNPAILTLIKDRYFVRCFKQYQLPLMCNLGTSFGMGLMLTTFMIAQSAIAGYNLLVPVLIGNGAAIIGSIISVRIMGHFTRKAFRNTAAFGEISIPSSTEAHTEKSYFERFMDAVLEGGKSGVDLGLSIIPGVLIISTFIMMLTYGPASPSGYSGAPYEGIAVLPWLGEKLFWILKLLFGFNSPELIAFPLTSLGSTGAALALVPKFIADGILMPNDVAVLTAIGMCWSGYLSTHVAMMDSLGSRNLVGKAIFSHTIGGIGAGIIAHLLYTLVSLG